The sequence ATAGAAAAAACATCTTCAACCCGGGTTTCCGGGTGGTTGGTGTTGGCTGTGACCGCCACGCAACATACCGGATTGTGTGCGTTACCACATTCGCCATGGGTTATGTGGAGTAGGATAGCAACCGAGATTTGCTCACATATTATCTTAGTCAGATCAGACGGAACTCAATTTAACCTTTTTCACACTGTTGTCCAAAATAATTAGAAACCAGCGGTTCACACTCGTAAGAAAAGGCCTTTAGATAGATAAAAACGTCCTTTTAAAATCAGGTTCCCTTTTTTATGTCTGCTGTGCAACGCCATCCTAACTATTCGTTCAAATAATCTTTCTACTACCTCTGTGTCTACTCCTGCTTCTACTTAGCTCAGTAAGACCCTTCGACCATGCTGGGCAGGCTTGCTGAGAGGTATGAAACAGGAGTTGCATTCCCTTTCTCTTGTTTAATTTCCTCTCACTTCCTCACTGCTTCTATGGCGTTCGTGATGAATCCTGAGCTTGCCGAAGGATCGAACCATAAACACCCTTCGACTGGCCTGCCCTGAGCCTGCCGCTCTCCTTCGACGGGCTCAGGATGAGCGGCAGAGTAGAACCCTGTCCTGAACGGGCCGAAAAGCTTGCTCTGAGCAACGTCGAAGGGGCTCAGGGCGAATGGATTTCCATCAGTTCTCCTTTCCGTGAAGTGGAGAAAGGGAAAATCTTTATATGCCGCCATTGCTAGCCCCCTTCTTTTAGCAACGAAGCAATCTCTTGTTTTGGACAAGTTTGCCTTTTTGAGCAATTTACCACTTGCTCTGTCATTTGGTATAATGAAAGATTAGCAAGTTGAAAAACAAGGACACCGCAAGAAAATCATTAGAAAGGATGGCGCGAAAGCGCTTTCGCGGTTATCCAATCGCTACAGTCGCATACTATGGCCCGGATAATAAAGTGGCCTCGAAAGTAGCTGTGGGTATTGTCATAAAAAGGGATGAACCCCCTGAGTTTTTAAAAAGGTGGTTTTCAACAGACTCCGATGTCCGCTCTGATGAATTGATTAACGGAAAGATATTGGAGTTTATCAGGTACCACAAGGCTTTATCCGTGATTATTACTGATAAAATTATTGGCTGCCCTCATGAAGAGGGAATAGACTACCCAATCGGGGAAAGCTGTCCCAAGTGTCCATATTGGGCTAAAAGAGACAGGTGGGCAGGGAAAATCATCTACTGAGCAAAGAATGCTGGGCGCAATTGCCGGAGACGTTATCGGTTCCTTTTTGAATGCAGTCTAAAAATCAAACTTAATTTACCCTCTTTAGCCGTCGCCCAAGGTTTGTTGATGTTAAGATTCCAACCGTTGCAGCAGTTTATTATTTCCTGCAACAACACATAATTTTATTGACATTGGTATAACCATGGTTATACTTTATAACCATGAAGACAGCAATATCTATCCCCGACCCAATCTTCGAAGCCGCGGAAAAACTTTCACAACGTTTAGGTATATCCCGGAGCGAGTTGTACGCAAAAGCCATCTCTTCCTATGTTCAAAAACACCGTGAAGAAGGTATTACTGAAGCCTTGAACAAGGTGTATGATAAGGAGGAATCTTCTCTTGATCCGGTCATCGAGAATTTGCAGTTCAACTCTTTAAAGAGGAATGAGTGGTAGTGCTCCGAGGAGAAATTTGGTGGGCTTCTTTACCTGATCCTGCCGGGTCGGGACCAGGCTTTCGTCGACCTCTGGTCATAATCCAATCTGATGCCTTTAACCGCAGCCGAATCAACACGGTCATAGTTGCCGTAATAACATCTAATCTCAAGCTTGCCGAAGCACCGGGAAACGTATTTTTACCATTCAAAACGACTGGGTTGCCGAAAGATTCGGTTATAAACGTCTCTCAATTGGTCACTTTAGATAAATCGTTTTTTACCGAAAAGATAGGCAAGTTAGCAGGCAAACAGATGCGGCAACTGGAAGAAGGTCTACGCCTGGTGCTCTCACTCTAAGCCTAATATTTTATCCTCGGACCTAATTTTTTAAGATAATCTGTTTTATCAATCAAAAGTAGAATGATAGCCAAACCGTGCTAACATAGTTTTATAATGCTGGGTGCGATTGCCGGAGACGTTATCGGTTCCGTTTTTGAAAGCAGTCCAATCAAATCAACCGACTTTCCCCTTTTCAGCCTACACTCCAGGTTTACCGATGATACCGTTCTCACCGTAGCAGTGGCCTACTCTATCTTGAAGGGAGTCGATTATGCATCCTCTTTCAAGATATTCGGGAGAAAATATCCAAATGCCGGCTACGGACTTTCCTTCTATAATTGGATTTTCTCACCGGAAAGAAAGCCTTATGGCAGTTGGGGAAACGGCTCTGCCATGAGGGTAAGCCCAATCGGGTTTGCTTTTGACACGGTCGAGGATGTACTCAAAGAAGCTAAAAAGAGCGCGGAGGTTACCCACAATCACCCGGAGGGCATAAAGGGGGCGCAGGCTACCGCCTTGGCGGTATTTCTGGCCAGCCGGGGAAAGAGTAAAGAAGAAATAAAAGCAGAAATTAGCAAGCGCTTTGGTTACAACCTTGACCGAACCGTGGATGAAATAAGGCCGTCTTACCGGTTTGACGTATCGTGCCAGGGCTCGGTACCCGAGGCCATAATTTCCTTTCTGGAGTCTCAAAACTTTGAAGATGCCGTAAGGAAGGGGATCTCGCTCGGCGGGGATAGCGACACTATAGCATGCATAGCCGGCGCCATAGCCCATTCGTTTTATAAAGACCTGCCCAGAGAGATCGTCTCAAACGTCAAAGATAGATTGCCCGAAGAATTCCTTTCCATTATCGAAGAGTTTAAATCCAGATACAGCTTGGAATAGGATATGGATACGCCGGAGTTAATCATTTGCTCTTGCCACCTACACGAGTATAATTCGGGCTAAAACATAATAGTATTATTTCCTATATCATTCCCCGGTCGGAAAAGTCAAAATTGCAGAGAATCTTCCTGGCTTTATTCATCTTTTTCTACTCGAATATTCCCCATCTGTCCTCTCAAGAAATGGATGAAGAGGATGAACTAATATTACTCGAACCGGTAGAGGTTACCGCACCACGGGTGGAAAAACTTCTTAACAAGGTCCCGTTTTCCGTCGGTGTTTTAGAGGAAGAAGACATACAACTGGGAAGGCCTATGATTGGGCTCGATGAATCCCTTAACGAAATACCCGGCGTCTATGCCCAGAACCGATACAACTTTGCTCAGGACACCCGCATATCCATAAGGGGTTTTGGCGCCAGGGCGGCGTTCGGAGTTAGAGGCATAAAGATTTTGGTAGATGGAATACCGTTAACCCTTCCCGACGGCCAGAGCCAGATAGACAGCGTTGACCTAGGTTCTACGGAAAGGATCGAGGTGATACGCGGCCCGGTCTCTGCCCTCTATGGAAACGCCTCCGGGGGAGTGATAAGCATAATCACCGAGGATGGGCCGGAAGAGCCCTTTATCGGGGCGAGGATGGTCCTGGGTTCCTTCGGTTTACAAAAATATCAGGCTAAAGCGGGCGGGCAGGTAAAAAACCTTAACTATCTTTTAAACCTGTCCCGACTCGATCTAGACGGATTCAGAGAGCAAAGTGAAACCGAGAATGTTTTATTCAACAGCAAGCTTCGCTACACCATAAATGAGAACTCCGATTTGACCATTCTACTTAATTATCTTGATGCGCCCGTTGCCGAGGACCCCGGGGCGCTGACCAAAGAAGAGCTTGAGCAAGATAGAGAACAGGCCGCTCCCGCAAATCTTCTGCGTGATGCGGGCGAGTCCGTAAAGGAAGGCCGGTCGGGGATTGTCTACCGTAATTACCTTTCCCAAAACCAGGAGGTTAATTTAAGCGTCTACGGGTCGGTCAGGGATTTCAGTCAGAGGCTTCCTTTTGGAATAGTCTCTTTTGATAGGTTGGTCTTGGGAGGAGGGGCAAAATACGTTTGGGACAGCTCCCTTTGGAGTAGAGCTAACCGCCTGATTGCCGGGGTCGATGTGGAATACCAAAACGACGACAGGAAGAATTTTGATTACGCGGATGGAAAGGAAAGGGGCGAGCTGACCCTTGACCAAAAAGAGGAGGTGGCTAATATCGGGGTATTTGTGCAGAATGAATTTCAAATCTTAGATAACCTGGAGCTTACCCTGGGACTACGCTACGACTACATCCGTTTCTCCGTGGATGATTCCTTCACCATTGAAGACGACCCAGACGATTCCGGCTCCATTACTTTTAAGGAGCTAAGCCCCAAAGTCGGCCTGTTGTATAGCCCGTTATCTTTTCTTAACATTTATGGAAACTTTTCCACCTCCTTTGAAACCCCCACCACCACCGAGCTTGCCAATAGCCCGAGCGAGGCGGGCGGGTTTAACCCGGACCTCAAGCCCCAGAAAGCAATCAGTTACGAGGCAGGTTTAAAGGGGTTGATCTGGAATCGTCTGACCTATGACCTGGCCGTTTTTTATGCGGACGTAAAGGATGAGCTAATTCCGTTTCAGGTGCCCGATGTTCCGGGGAGGGAATTCTTCAGGAACGCCGGAAAGTCCAGGCACTACGGACTGGAGCTTGGTCTCAGCCTGGAAGTTATAGATGGTTTAAAGCTCACCGTTGCCTATACCTACCTTAACTTCAAGTTCAAGGACTTTGAAACCGAGGAGGGAAATTTTGACGGCAACCGTGTGCCCGGGATTCCACCCAATCAACTATATGCCGAGGTCTTCTATAATAGTCCCTACGGTTTTTATGGCGGAGCTGAGTTATTCTATGTCGACGGTTACTTCGTCAACGATTCCAACACGGAAAAAAATGGCAGCTATGTGGTAACCAGCATAAGATTGGGATATCAAAAGAGGTTATTCCGTCACTGGGAGGTTTCTCCTTTTCTCGGCTTTAATAATATCTTTGATGAAAAATATAACTCCTCGGTAAGGGTGAATGCGGTAGCAGGAAGGTTCTTCGAACCCGCTCCCGGGTTTAATGTTTACGGCGGCGCATCGCTGTCCTACGTGTTTTGAGCTGAGGAGTAACAACCACTCCGCTTTTGATTGCGTGCTCTGACCTGCGTATAATTTTTTATCACTCAGGTTTACAGGATGCTATGTCCTCCACGGAACACAAATCACATTGGGAAAAGGTCTATGCCCAAAAGCTCCCCACCGAGGTGAGCTGGTACCAGGATCACCTTCAGATGTCCCTTCAATTTATCCAGCGGACGGGGGTCGGTAAATTGGCATCGATAATCGATGTCGGCGGCGGGGCTTCTACACTTGTTGATGACCTATTAGCCAGGGGCTTCGAGCGCCTGACGGTCCTTGACATTTCTTCTAAGGCTATTGACCTTGCACAATCGAGGCTCGGTTTCAATGCAGGTAAGATAACATGGATTGAAGCCGATATTACCAAAGTATCGCTGCCGGAGAATCATTATGACCTCTGGCATGACCGTGCGGTATTTCATTTTCTTACCGGTACCGAGGATCGCCAAAAATATGTGGAACTGGTGAAGGATTCATTGAAGCCAGGTGGCCACGTTATTATCGCTGCCTTTGCCCTTGATGGCCCGCCCCGGTGCAGCGGTTTGGATGTTGTAAGATACAGTCCGGACAGCCTCCTCGAAGAGTTTGGCAATGATTTCGAGTTGATCGAAAGCGCCGGAGAAGAACACCTTACACCCTCCGGAGTAAAACAAAGGTTTATTTACTGCTATTTGAGAAAGGTTGAATGAGGTATGCATGAGAGTTCACCGCTGCCTTAATGCTTTTAAAGCTATAAATACAATTAAAATTTGGGAGAAAGCATTATGACCGACATGGAGGTTGCAGACCAACTTGAAGAGCTATTTCGTAAAGCCGGAAGCGAGCACCACAAGGCATTCATAAAAACAAATGGAGAGGATTCTGACTGGCCCATATGGTATGCGGATTATCTGCTAGAGAAACTAAAGAAATTGCTCAAGTCCGATTTTACAAAGAGCGAATTGATATATTTGATGGTTATGGTGGAAAAAGAAAGAGCGATGATGGCACCCGGATCTGATTGGGCCAGATATTATGCCAATTTCTTCATCGAGCGGTATCTATAGTTTGTTAAGCTGACGCTGGTGTAATTAATTCAGTAAGACCTGCGATTTATTTACAATGTAGCGACCTTACGGTTGCCACTACACCGGATTTATTACCATTCGTCATTCCCGCATGTGGTTAGCGGGAATCCAATCTTTAATTATAGATTCCCGATTAAAAGATTTCGGGAATGACAAGGGGGGATAGACCCTATTAAGCTTGTTCCCGACCATGATCGGGATTGGGATTCCCCCGACCGGTCATTCCTGCGCAAGCGGGAATCCAGTTTTTCAACAGATGAATCCCCGATTAATGCATTCGGGGATGACATGCGGTGTGGATCCTCGATTGATCCTCCGGTTTAACCGGGGATGGGCATGACGGTGCTAGATGGATGCAGACTTTAGACCCATATCTGTAACCTAAAACGAAGAACCGGGTTGTTTTAAAAATTCAACCTCCTCCGGTGTGGACTTACGCCCCAGCACTTGGTTTCGGTGGGGGAATCTGCCGAATCTCTCGATAATGACGTAGTGCATATCCGCATATTTCTTGAATTCCGATACCATGTATGACAGATTATGAGGAGAGGGAAATAGTTCTTCCATCATGGAAAAAAGCTCAACCGATTTCTTCTGCATCTCCAGGTCTTCCGAATGTTCCAAGGGCATGTAGAAGAATAGCCTTTCTACCGGATGGAGTTTCATATCAAACCCTTTTTCAATCCCTTTCAGGCAAAGTTCGAGCGCTAAATGGTCCTGAGTAAATGCCCTCGGCAAACCTCGATATATATTTCGAGAAAACTGGTCGAGCAGTATTATCAGTGCCAATGCGCCACGGGGCGCCTCCTCCCAGCTCCTTAAGTGGCCATCTATAGCCCGCTGCAGGTCACTTTCAAAGTTTGTCTTTATGAAATGGTCGACCCGCTCATCTTTTGCAAACCACTTTTTATAATATTCGTTCGAAGGCCCTTCGTTTTCCTTCAACTGGCCAAACCAGTAATTTAAAATGTCCTCCTGTCTACGGCTTTCGGGTTTTGCAGTCATTGGGTGTTCACCACTTGAACTTATCCTATCACAACCTACAAGTCAAAAAAGAGTATCACGAACTATTTATCGGCAGGAGATGTGCAATTTCCTTCCCCCGGATTGCAAATTTTGACACTATAGCCTTTTAATGTCGCAACAATATTCAATGATTCCAGATAATTATGTTTCGAGCATCAATGGCATGTACATTGCTAAAATACATGCAGAGCCTTTATTATTATGAACTTCGAGTACTAAAAGAGTTCTTTGTATGATGCCTGCTTACTTCTATTTCACCTCTCTATTATAAATAAAGGTTTTGATTTTTAGGCAGGAGGGGAAATAATGGAAACAGTTGGAAAGATATTAAGCTTAACCCTTTTCGCCATATTTGGCGCGGCGGGCACAGTTATCTACTTTACCGACCACAATCCCCATACACCGATAATATCTATATCTCGAAATCAAGAAGTTCAGTCTGAAAGCAATATAGATTATTCAGCCTATAGAAAGAAGCTTAGAAAGAGTTATGTTCAGTCTGAAACACCGATCAAAACAACCCTCGAATCCCCGGAAGCTAAATCGCTATGGACAAACAGCTATCATTATCCTTCAGAAACAGCAAAAAGACTAGCGGAAGCAAATTCACTAGCTGAGCTTCGTGATAAGATGAACTTCTGGAATAGCCAGTATCATAAGGCCCTACAATCCGGAAACACCCAGCAAGCAAACGAAGCCTACATCAAGTATAAAGACTATAAAGAGGCTCTAGATATCAAGGGAGTTTTCTGATAGGGAAGATGTTTCGTCCGGTCCCGCCCGGTATCAAAGCATCAAAAAAAGCTTAGTGAGAAAGAAATCCCCGATTATTATCAACACCAGTGAAACTACTACGGTAAGCGTTGTAGCCCTTCCTACCCCTTGCGTTCCACCCTCTGTGTTCATACCGACATAGCAACCGATTATTGCCACAATAGAGCCAAAAAAGACAGTCTTTAAAATTCCGCTAAGCAGGTCGGAGATGAAAACCAAACCAACCATCCCGGAAATAAAAAGCCTGGGCGTTACTCCGAGCTCGATCTCCGCCATGATTATAGCGCCGACGATGCCCGAAAGGTTGGCAATTATGGTGAGAAATGGAAAACAAATTACTGCCGCAATAAACCTGGGCACGACCAGCTTCTTTATGGGGTCGGCACCAAGGGTTCTCAACGCATCTATCTGTTCGGTTACCTTCATCGACCCTATTTCCGCGGTGATCCCGGAACCGACCCTGCCCCCGACCAGGAGGGAAGCGAGCACCGGCCCCAGTTCTCTCACTATTGCCAGTGAAACGACCGAGCCCACCAGGCTTTTAGCGCCAAACCGGCCGAATCCGTAGGCAAGTTGAACCACCATGACCATCCCTATGGCCATAGCAGAAATAATGACTATGGGAACCGATTTAAAGCCTATTTCATCTATTTGCTCTAAAATCAGGCGGAAATTAAATGGTGGCCTTAAACAGCCATATATGGTCCTGTAAAGGAGAATCCCTAGCTCGCCTACGTGTTCCAGGAGGGAGATGCTTAATGTGCCAAGCTGAATGATAAAATTTTTCATCTTCCCCTATATTACCT comes from Thermodesulfobacteriota bacterium and encodes:
- a CDS encoding ribbon-helix-helix domain-containing protein; this encodes MKTAISIPDPIFEAAEKLSQRLGISRSELYAKAISSYVQKHREEGITEALNKVYDKEESSLDPVIENLQFNSLKRNEW
- a CDS encoding ADP-ribosylglycohydrolase family protein, whose product is MLGAIAGDVIGSVFESSPIKSTDFPLFSLHSRFTDDTVLTVAVAYSILKGVDYASSFKIFGRKYPNAGYGLSFYNWIFSPERKPYGSWGNGSAMRVSPIGFAFDTVEDVLKEAKKSAEVTHNHPEGIKGAQATALAVFLASRGKSKEEIKAEISKRFGYNLDRTVDEIRPSYRFDVSCQGSVPEAIISFLESQNFEDAVRKGISLGGDSDTIACIAGAIAHSFYKDLPREIVSNVKDRLPEEFLSIIEEFKSRYSLE
- a CDS encoding ABC transporter permease, producing MKNFIIQLGTLSISLLEHVGELGILLYRTIYGCLRPPFNFRLILEQIDEIGFKSVPIVIISAMAIGMVMVVQLAYGFGRFGAKSLVGSVVSLAIVRELGPVLASLLVGGRVGSGITAEIGSMKVTEQIDALRTLGADPIKKLVVPRFIAAVICFPFLTIIANLSGIVGAIIMAEIELGVTPRLFISGMVGLVFISDLLSGILKTVFFGSIVAIIGCYVGMNTEGGTQGVGRATTLTVVVSLVLIIIGDFFLTKLFLML
- a CDS encoding type II toxin-antitoxin system PemK/MazF family toxin, translating into MLRGEIWWASLPDPAGSGPGFRRPLVIIQSDAFNRSRINTVIVAVITSNLKLAEAPGNVFLPFKTTGLPKDSVINVSQLVTLDKSFFTEKIGKLAGKQMRQLEEGLRLVLSL
- a CDS encoding TonB-dependent receptor, with translation MQRIFLALFIFFYSNIPHLSSQEMDEEDELILLEPVEVTAPRVEKLLNKVPFSVGVLEEEDIQLGRPMIGLDESLNEIPGVYAQNRYNFAQDTRISIRGFGARAAFGVRGIKILVDGIPLTLPDGQSQIDSVDLGSTERIEVIRGPVSALYGNASGGVISIITEDGPEEPFIGARMVLGSFGLQKYQAKAGGQVKNLNYLLNLSRLDLDGFREQSETENVLFNSKLRYTINENSDLTILLNYLDAPVAEDPGALTKEELEQDREQAAPANLLRDAGESVKEGRSGIVYRNYLSQNQEVNLSVYGSVRDFSQRLPFGIVSFDRLVLGGGAKYVWDSSLWSRANRLIAGVDVEYQNDDRKNFDYADGKERGELTLDQKEEVANIGVFVQNEFQILDNLELTLGLRYDYIRFSVDDSFTIEDDPDDSGSITFKELSPKVGLLYSPLSFLNIYGNFSTSFETPTTTELANSPSEAGGFNPDLKPQKAISYEAGLKGLIWNRLTYDLAVFYADVKDELIPFQVPDVPGREFFRNAGKSRHYGLELGLSLEVIDGLKLTVAYTYLNFKFKDFETEEGNFDGNRVPGIPPNQLYAEVFYNSPYGFYGGAELFYVDGYFVNDSNTEKNGSYVVTSIRLGYQKRLFRHWEVSPFLGFNNIFDEKYNSSVRVNAVAGRFFEPAPGFNVYGGASLSYVF
- a CDS encoding class I SAM-dependent methyltransferase, yielding MSSTEHKSHWEKVYAQKLPTEVSWYQDHLQMSLQFIQRTGVGKLASIIDVGGGASTLVDDLLARGFERLTVLDISSKAIDLAQSRLGFNAGKITWIEADITKVSLPENHYDLWHDRAVFHFLTGTEDRQKYVELVKDSLKPGGHVIIAAFALDGPPRCSGLDVVRYSPDSLLEEFGNDFELIESAGEEHLTPSGVKQRFIYCYLRKVE
- a CDS encoding DUF924 family protein, with product MTAKPESRRQEDILNYWFGQLKENEGPSNEYYKKWFAKDERVDHFIKTNFESDLQRAIDGHLRSWEEAPRGALALIILLDQFSRNIYRGLPRAFTQDHLALELCLKGIEKGFDMKLHPVERLFFYMPLEHSEDLEMQKKSVELFSMMEELFPSPHNLSYMVSEFKKYADMHYVIIERFGRFPHRNQVLGRKSTPEEVEFLKQPGSSF